From Methylopila sp. M107, a single genomic window includes:
- a CDS encoding MFS transporter, with protein MERPPDIAGEGATSLRAWLAIVATSIAGFSIVTAEMLPVGVLALLAADLGVAEGVAGRSVTVPGLVAAVAALAVVLGAGRFDRRLLIFGLVGMMALANVASALVADFGALLFARVFVGVSVGGFWALAAWLPGRIVAPRDVARATALAFAGVSAALVLGVPFGSEIGSAFGWRASFLALSALTVVALVGLMASLPPLPAPARVSVSELASLLRDAVPRAGLAATFLLVAGHYAAYTYVALILAEHGLEPRLIGSALLIYGIAGIAGNVAAGALAGRNPRRLLPAIAAAIAIVLGGALFVSTTPASALALLAMWGALYGGAPVAVQMWMASAAPDRAQAASAAWVSIASGAIGLGAYLGGLLVDGVGVRAAIGAAACAMLLAAVVAGRRVSPATFP; from the coding sequence ATGGAGAGGCCGCCTGATATCGCAGGCGAAGGAGCGACCTCGCTTCGCGCGTGGCTGGCGATCGTCGCGACGTCGATCGCGGGCTTTTCCATCGTCACCGCAGAAATGCTGCCCGTCGGCGTGCTGGCGCTGCTCGCCGCCGATCTTGGCGTCGCCGAGGGCGTGGCGGGGCGCAGCGTCACCGTGCCGGGGCTGGTCGCGGCCGTCGCCGCTCTCGCCGTCGTTCTCGGCGCGGGACGGTTCGACAGGCGGCTGCTGATCTTCGGCCTGGTCGGCATGATGGCGCTCGCGAACGTCGCGTCGGCGCTGGTCGCGGACTTCGGCGCGCTGCTCTTCGCACGCGTCTTCGTGGGGGTGAGCGTCGGCGGCTTCTGGGCGCTGGCGGCGTGGTTGCCCGGTCGGATCGTCGCCCCGCGCGACGTCGCGCGGGCGACGGCGCTCGCCTTCGCCGGCGTGTCCGCGGCGCTGGTTCTCGGCGTGCCCTTTGGCTCGGAAATCGGATCGGCGTTTGGCTGGCGCGCATCGTTTCTCGCGCTCTCGGCGCTGACCGTCGTCGCGCTCGTCGGCCTGATGGCGTCACTTCCGCCGCTGCCCGCGCCCGCACGCGTCAGTGTCTCGGAACTCGCCTCGCTGCTTCGCGACGCCGTTCCGCGCGCCGGTCTGGCCGCGACGTTCCTGCTGGTCGCAGGACACTACGCGGCCTACACCTATGTGGCGTTGATCCTCGCCGAGCACGGCTTGGAGCCGCGTCTGATCGGCTCCGCCTTGCTGATCTACGGGATCGCGGGGATCGCCGGAAACGTCGCGGCCGGAGCGCTCGCCGGCCGCAATCCCCGACGGCTGCTTCCCGCCATCGCCGCCGCCATCGCGATCGTTCTGGGAGGCGCGCTGTTCGTGTCGACGACGCCCGCAAGCGCATTGGCGCTGCTTGCGATGTGGGGCGCGCTTTACGGCGGCGCGCCCGTCGCGGTGCAGATGTGGATGGCGTCGGCCGCGCCTGATCGCGCGCAGGCCGCAAGCGCGGCCTGGGTGTCGATCGCGAGCGGCGCCATCGGTCTCGGCGCCTATCTTGGCGGTCTCCTGGTCGATGGCGTCGGGGTGAGGGCCGCAATCGGCGCGGCGGCCTGCGCGATGCTGCTGGCCGCGGTCGTGGCGGGCAGGCGTGTTTCACCCGCGACGTTCCCCTAG
- a CDS encoding glutamate--cysteine ligase, which yields MARDQIDPTALTSRDDLVAWMEAGCRPASEFRVGTEHEKFPFYVADLTPVPYDGPTGIRALLEGMRGLLGWEPIFDGTEIIGLYDVTGGGAISLEPGGQFELSGAPLETIHQTCSELHAHLAQVREIAEPLGLGFLGLGMSPKWTLRQTPVMPKRRYEIMTRYMPKVGSRGLDMMYRTCTVQANLDFSSEADMALKMRVGLALQPITTALFANSPFTEGRPNGFLSARSEIWKDTDNNRAGMLPFAFEEGFGFERYVDYALDVPMYFVKRGETYHDVAGASFRDLMAGKLPQLPGETPALSDWTNHLSTIFPEVRLKRFLEMRGADGGPTSRICAMPAFWVGIYYDSASLDGAWELVKGWTAEERQALRDAVPGEGLRATIAGRSVLDVARDALKLAEDGLKRRKRLNWIGEDETVHLRPLMRVVEEERSLAEGLLAKFEGEWAGEIDPVFAEMAY from the coding sequence ATGGCCCGCGACCAGATCGACCCGACCGCGCTGACCTCGCGGGACGACCTCGTCGCCTGGATGGAGGCGGGCTGCCGTCCGGCGTCGGAGTTCCGCGTCGGCACCGAGCATGAGAAGTTTCCGTTCTATGTCGCGGATCTGACGCCGGTTCCCTATGACGGGCCGACCGGAATTCGCGCGCTGCTCGAAGGCATGCGGGGCCTGCTCGGCTGGGAGCCGATCTTCGACGGGACCGAGATAATCGGGCTCTACGACGTCACCGGCGGCGGCGCGATCAGCCTGGAGCCGGGAGGCCAGTTCGAGCTCTCCGGCGCGCCGCTCGAAACCATTCACCAGACCTGCTCGGAACTGCACGCGCATCTCGCGCAGGTGCGCGAGATCGCCGAGCCGCTGGGCCTAGGGTTTCTCGGGCTCGGCATGAGCCCCAAATGGACGCTTCGGCAGACGCCGGTGATGCCGAAGCGCCGCTACGAGATCATGACGCGCTACATGCCGAAGGTGGGCTCGCGCGGCCTCGACATGATGTACCGGACCTGCACGGTGCAGGCGAACCTCGACTTCTCCTCCGAAGCCGACATGGCGCTGAAGATGCGGGTCGGTCTCGCGCTGCAGCCGATCACGACGGCGCTGTTCGCGAATTCGCCGTTCACTGAAGGAAGGCCGAACGGGTTTCTCTCCGCCCGTTCGGAAATCTGGAAGGACACCGACAACAACCGCGCCGGCATGCTGCCCTTCGCTTTCGAAGAGGGCTTCGGCTTCGAGCGATATGTCGACTACGCGCTTGATGTGCCTATGTATTTCGTGAAGCGCGGGGAGACCTATCACGACGTCGCCGGCGCCTCGTTCCGCGACCTGATGGCCGGAAAGCTGCCGCAGCTGCCGGGCGAAACGCCAGCGCTCTCCGACTGGACCAACCACCTCTCCACCATCTTCCCCGAGGTGCGCCTCAAGCGCTTCCTGGAGATGCGGGGTGCGGACGGCGGACCGACGAGCCGCATCTGCGCGATGCCGGCCTTCTGGGTCGGGATCTATTACGATTCCGCCAGCCTCGACGGCGCCTGGGAGCTGGTGAAGGGCTGGACGGCGGAAGAACGCCAGGCGCTGCGCGACGCCGTCCCCGGCGAGGGGCTTCGCGCCACCATCGCCGGGCGGTCGGTCCTCGACGTCGCCAGGGACGCGCTGAAGCTCGCGGAAGACGGGCTGAAGCGCCGCAAGCGGCTCAACTGGATCGGCGAGGACGAGACAGTCCACCTGCGTCCGCTCATGCGGGTCGTCGAGGAGGAGCGGAGCCTCGCGGAGGGTCTGCTCGCGAAGTTTGAGGGCGAGTGGGCCGGCGAGATAGACCCCGTCTTCGCCGAGATGGCGTACTGA
- the dmeF gene encoding CDF family Co(II)/Ni(II) efflux transporter DmeF translates to MHQSMTADHAARFEHDHRFLGDDHARNQKRTAAVVAITGVAMAGEIAAGLAFGSMALLADGFHMATHAGAIGLAAVAYRIAARRADDPRLAMGAGKVGDLAGFASAVVLGLVSIAIAWESLVRLANPQPVAYAQASIVAALGLAVNLVCAFLLGGHSHGGHGHGGHDHGHGHKGRHGHWADHAETQAHEHAHSHGHGPAMRPAGHTGHGHDHGHDDRNLRGAYLHVLADALTSVVAIGGLAAGWALGWTWVDPAVGVLGAMLIASWSVALARDTARTLVDAPPDEALERDIRARLETGDVLVSDLHLWRVGPGHVAAIVSLVTHEPLEPAAYKERLSDLSGLSHVTVEVNRCPGARCAPG, encoded by the coding sequence ATGCACCAATCCATGACGGCGGATCACGCCGCCCGTTTCGAGCACGACCACCGCTTCCTCGGCGACGATCACGCCAGAAACCAGAAGCGCACCGCGGCCGTCGTCGCGATCACCGGCGTCGCGATGGCGGGCGAGATCGCCGCGGGCCTCGCTTTCGGCTCGATGGCGCTGCTCGCCGACGGATTCCACATGGCGACCCATGCGGGCGCGATCGGGCTCGCCGCCGTCGCCTACCGGATCGCGGCGCGGCGCGCGGACGATCCGCGGCTCGCGATGGGGGCCGGAAAGGTCGGCGACCTCGCGGGCTTCGCCAGCGCCGTCGTGCTTGGGCTCGTGTCGATCGCGATCGCTTGGGAGTCGCTCGTCCGGCTCGCGAACCCGCAGCCGGTCGCCTATGCGCAGGCGTCGATCGTCGCGGCGCTCGGGCTCGCCGTGAACCTCGTCTGCGCCTTTCTGCTCGGCGGGCACAGTCATGGCGGGCATGGACATGGCGGCCACGATCACGGACATGGCCACAAGGGCCGGCATGGCCACTGGGCGGACCATGCCGAAACCCAAGCGCATGAGCACGCGCATAGCCATGGCCATGGCCCGGCTATGCGGCCCGCCGGCCATACCGGCCATGGCCATGACCACGGCCATGACGACCGCAACCTGCGCGGCGCCTATCTGCATGTGCTGGCGGACGCGCTGACCTCGGTGGTGGCGATCGGCGGGCTCGCGGCCGGCTGGGCGCTCGGCTGGACCTGGGTCGATCCGGCGGTCGGCGTTCTGGGCGCGATGCTGATCGCCTCCTGGTCTGTCGCGCTCGCCCGCGACACCGCCAGGACCCTCGTCGACGCCCCGCCGGACGAGGCGCTGGAGCGCGACATTCGGGCGAGGCTCGAGACCGGCGACGTGCTCGTGAGCGACCTGCATCTCTGGCGGGTCGGGCCGGGGCATGTCGCGGCGATCGTCTCGCTCGTCACCCACGAGCCGCTGGAACCTGCGGCCTATAAGGAAAGGCTGAGCGATCTCAGCGGCTTGTCGCATGTAACGGTCGAGGTGAACCGCTGCCCGGGCGCGCGCTGCGCGCCGGGTTGA
- a CDS encoding DMT family transporter — MPGTPSLDRADAALYATLVLVWGTSWIAIRHQLGEVSPVVSLLWRFALSAAICFAIAAWRGETLVHPARRHLWFALAGVTMFSTNFLLFYLAGRHVPTGLLAVVFALASPINLGLAALFFKKPVEGRVLLGAAIGVTGVALLYAPEILGTGFDLAALGGLGLAVLGTFSFCLGNMASSVIQRDDVPDIAATAWGMGYGALWLLTLSLTSGAAFAFDWRAPYVLSLVWLALGSSVAAFIAYLALIKRIGPARAGFATVLFPVVALGISSVFEDYHWGPLAMLGVALVAVGNVVVLGLAGRKAATGA; from the coding sequence ATGCCCGGAACCCCCTCCCTCGACCGCGCCGACGCCGCGCTCTATGCGACGCTGGTGCTTGTCTGGGGAACGAGCTGGATCGCGATCCGCCACCAGCTCGGCGAGGTCTCGCCGGTCGTCTCTCTGCTCTGGCGCTTCGCGCTCTCGGCCGCGATCTGCTTCGCGATCGCGGCCTGGCGTGGCGAGACCCTCGTCCATCCGGCGCGCCGCCATCTCTGGTTCGCGCTCGCCGGCGTCACGATGTTCTCGACCAATTTCCTGCTCTTTTATCTGGCGGGCCGGCATGTCCCGACCGGGCTGCTCGCGGTCGTGTTCGCGCTGGCGTCGCCGATCAATCTCGGGCTGGCGGCGCTGTTCTTCAAAAAGCCCGTCGAGGGCCGGGTGCTGCTCGGCGCCGCGATCGGCGTCACCGGCGTCGCGTTGCTCTACGCGCCCGAAATCCTCGGAACGGGCTTCGACCTCGCGGCCCTCGGAGGGCTCGGCCTCGCGGTTCTGGGCACATTCTCCTTCTGCCTCGGCAACATGGCGTCGAGCGTGATCCAGCGCGACGACGTCCCCGATATCGCCGCGACCGCCTGGGGCATGGGCTATGGCGCGCTCTGGCTGCTGACCTTAAGCCTCACGAGCGGCGCCGCGTTCGCGTTCGACTGGCGCGCGCCTTACGTCCTGTCGCTCGTCTGGCTCGCGCTCGGCTCCTCGGTCGCGGCCTTCATCGCCTACCTCGCCCTCATCAAGCGCATCGGCCCCGCGCGGGCGGGCTTCGCCACGGTGCTGTTCCCGGTGGTCGCGCTCGGCATCTCGAGCGTCTTCGAGGACTACCACTGGGGCCCGCTCGCGATGCTGGGCGTCGCGCTGGTGGCGGTCGGGAACGTGGTGGTGCTGGGGTTGGCGGGGCGAAAGGCGGCGACGGGGGCCTAG
- a CDS encoding MFS transporter, with the protein MSVQFAVPSTVVPAGATFDPLRDTAATLGDWIARRTGAYRRTSWGMFFVGFASFALIYCVQPVLPAFAADFGLTPAESSLALSLTTGFLAASILLSGVVSQSLGRRGVIMGSMALGAVLNVAAGLSPSWHGLLVARALEGFVLGGVPAVAMAYLAEEIEPKSLGRAMGLYIAGSAFGGLMGRVGMGLLAELTSWRGALVVLGLIGLACAAVAFRLLPASRHFERRRGFEPSHHLAIWAGHMRNPALIALFGVGFVLTGVYVTIYNYIGFRLAQAPFSLSGTAISTVFLCVVFGIVSSSVSGALAERFGKARLLGGGFAIIVAGVALTAFSALAPVVAGVACVTAGFFISHSIASSWIGPLAGTAKGHAASLYLTSYYVGSSVIGSASGWFWQHGGWDAVACVTGAMSVAGLVLAMTATRFVRIRRSAN; encoded by the coding sequence ATGTCTGTCCAGTTCGCCGTACCGTCAACCGTCGTCCCCGCAGGGGCCACGTTCGATCCCCTGCGGGACACCGCCGCTACGCTCGGCGACTGGATCGCGCGCAGGACCGGCGCTTACCGCCGGACCTCCTGGGGCATGTTTTTCGTCGGGTTCGCGAGCTTCGCGCTGATCTATTGCGTGCAGCCGGTGCTGCCGGCCTTCGCCGCGGATTTCGGTCTCACGCCTGCGGAGAGTTCGCTCGCGCTCTCCCTGACCACGGGGTTCCTCGCCGCCTCGATCCTGCTGTCCGGCGTCGTCTCGCAGTCGCTCGGACGGCGGGGCGTGATCATGGGGTCGATGGCGCTCGGCGCCGTCCTCAACGTCGCCGCGGGACTGTCGCCGAGCTGGCATGGCCTGCTCGTCGCACGGGCGCTGGAGGGTTTCGTGCTCGGCGGCGTTCCCGCAGTCGCAATGGCTTACCTCGCCGAGGAGATCGAGCCGAAGAGCCTCGGGCGGGCCATGGGCCTCTACATCGCGGGAAGCGCTTTCGGCGGGCTGATGGGCCGCGTCGGCATGGGCCTTTTGGCGGAACTCACGTCATGGCGCGGCGCGCTCGTCGTCCTCGGCCTGATCGGCCTTGCCTGCGCCGCGGTCGCCTTCCGCCTGCTGCCGGCGTCGCGGCATTTCGAGCGGAGGCGCGGGTTCGAGCCTTCGCACCATCTCGCGATCTGGGCCGGGCACATGCGCAACCCGGCTCTTATCGCGCTGTTTGGGGTCGGCTTCGTCCTGACGGGCGTCTACGTAACGATCTACAACTACATCGGCTTTCGACTGGCTCAGGCGCCGTTCTCGCTGAGCGGCACGGCCATCAGCACAGTGTTCCTCTGCGTGGTGTTCGGGATCGTGAGCTCGTCCGTCTCCGGCGCCCTTGCGGAGCGGTTCGGCAAGGCTCGCCTGCTCGGCGGCGGCTTCGCGATAATCGTCGCGGGCGTCGCGCTAACCGCGTTCTCGGCGTTGGCGCCGGTGGTGGCGGGCGTCGCCTGCGTCACGGCCGGGTTCTTCATCAGCCATTCGATCGCAAGCTCTTGGATCGGGCCGCTCGCCGGAACCGCGAAGGGGCACGCCGCCTCGCTTTACCTGACGTCCTATTACGTCGGCTCCAGCGTGATCGGCTCGGCCAGCGGCTGGTTCTGGCAGCACGGAGGCTGGGACGCGGTGGCGTGCGTGACAGGAGCTATGAGCGTCGCCGGACTGGTCCTCGCCATGACGGCGACCCGGTTCGTCAGGATCAGACGAAGCGCAAACTGA
- a CDS encoding LysR family transcriptional regulator has product MELRHIRYFLAVAEEESFTKAAERVGIGQPPLSRQIKDLEAEVGALLFHRLAHGAELTEAGRVFREAVCGIPSQTAEAIRLAQRAARGETGVLGLGSIGSAVINPIVSSAIRSFRRAYPDVELRLEEATSAVLAAGLREGRLGAAIIRPTQADARDLKFHVIAEDELMAALPVGHRLAAGEGSVALGDLAEEPLIITPREIGAGMFDTVVEACRLAGFEPRFGQSAPQIATMLSLVAAEFGVAVIPSAMRQLGVAGVTFRALKDKSPSLALTVAVRRDERSDIVRNFVAKAKSAAKEWRSHNWTR; this is encoded by the coding sequence ATGGAGCTGCGCCACATCCGCTATTTCCTCGCCGTCGCCGAGGAGGAGAGCTTCACGAAGGCCGCCGAGCGCGTCGGAATCGGCCAGCCGCCGCTCAGCCGCCAGATCAAGGATCTCGAGGCGGAAGTCGGCGCGCTGCTGTTCCATCGGCTCGCCCATGGGGCCGAGCTGACCGAGGCGGGTCGCGTCTTCCGGGAGGCGGTCTGCGGCATCCCTTCCCAGACGGCGGAGGCCATTCGACTGGCGCAGCGGGCGGCGCGGGGCGAGACCGGCGTGCTCGGCCTCGGCTCGATCGGATCCGCCGTCATCAATCCGATCGTCTCATCGGCCATCCGCAGCTTCCGGCGCGCCTACCCAGACGTCGAACTGCGGCTCGAGGAGGCGACCTCCGCCGTCCTTGCGGCTGGTCTGCGCGAGGGACGGCTCGGCGCGGCGATCATCCGGCCGACGCAGGCGGACGCCCGCGACCTGAAGTTCCACGTCATAGCCGAGGATGAGCTTATGGCCGCCCTGCCGGTCGGGCACCGCCTCGCCGCGGGAGAGGGGTCGGTCGCGCTCGGCGACCTCGCGGAAGAGCCGCTGATCATAACGCCGCGCGAAATCGGCGCGGGCATGTTCGACACCGTCGTCGAGGCCTGTCGACTGGCAGGGTTCGAACCGCGCTTCGGCCAGTCGGCGCCGCAGATCGCTACGATGCTTTCGCTGGTCGCCGCCGAGTTCGGCGTGGCGGTTATACCGTCCGCTATGCGCCAACTCGGCGTCGCAGGCGTGACGTTCCGGGCGCTGAAGGACAAGTCGCCGTCGCTCGCGCTGACGGTCGCCGTCCGTCGCGACGAGAGGTCTGACATCGTCAGGAACTTTGTCGCGAAGGCCAAGTCTGCGGCCAAGGAGTGGCGGTCGCACAACTGGACGCGCTAG
- the cytX gene encoding putative hydroxymethylpyrimidine transporter CytX, producing MATHETDYDPLTPVASGRRLLTGRDSFALWFSLGIGLLVLQAGSFLVPALSLPQALGAILCGSLIGVLLLGAAGVMGTDTGLATMAGIRPALGVRGSALPAALNVVQLVGWGAFEILVMGDAANQLAKSAFGFEAPAFWTVLFGALATALAVLGPLSFVRRFLRDWGIWLVLAASLWLTYALLASHDLAKLFARPATGGMGFGAGVDLAAAMPMSWLPLIADYSRFGRSPGATFRGSALGYFVANVWFLGLGATYALASGGEASIAVTLATAGAGLALLMILLDETDNAFADIHSAGVSTGTLLRLPVRTLALGFGALCTVLALLTPLGQYQDFLLLIGSVFAPLFGVVLADHFVVRKRRILADEIDRRGGAYWFTGGLRLTGLGAWLAGVAVYQLMSRAFPEIGATLPSLVAAGTLFVALNVRGLRGA from the coding sequence ATGGCGACGCACGAGACCGACTACGATCCCCTGACGCCGGTCGCGTCCGGGCGGCGGCTGCTGACCGGCCGCGACAGCTTCGCGCTCTGGTTCTCGCTCGGGATCGGCCTGCTGGTGCTGCAGGCCGGCTCGTTCCTGGTCCCGGCGCTGAGCCTCCCCCAGGCGCTCGGCGCGATCCTCTGCGGGTCGCTCATCGGCGTCCTGCTGCTCGGGGCCGCCGGCGTCATGGGAACCGACACCGGCCTCGCCACCATGGCGGGGATACGTCCCGCGCTCGGGGTCCGCGGCTCGGCGCTTCCGGCCGCGCTCAACGTCGTCCAGCTGGTCGGATGGGGCGCGTTCGAGATTCTGGTGATGGGCGACGCCGCCAACCAGCTCGCCAAGAGCGCGTTCGGCTTCGAGGCGCCGGCGTTCTGGACCGTGCTGTTCGGCGCGCTCGCGACCGCGCTCGCGGTTCTCGGGCCCCTCTCCTTCGTGCGGCGCTTCCTGCGCGACTGGGGGATATGGCTCGTGCTGGCCGCATCGCTCTGGCTGACCTACGCCCTCCTCGCCTCGCACGACCTCGCCAAACTGTTCGCGCGGCCGGCCACTGGGGGCATGGGTTTTGGCGCGGGCGTAGACCTTGCGGCCGCGATGCCGATGTCCTGGCTGCCGCTGATCGCCGATTACAGCCGGTTCGGCCGCTCCCCCGGCGCGACCTTCCGCGGCAGCGCGCTCGGCTATTTCGTCGCGAATGTCTGGTTCCTCGGGCTCGGCGCGACCTACGCGCTCGCAAGCGGCGGGGAAGCCTCGATCGCGGTCACGCTCGCGACCGCCGGCGCCGGGCTCGCGCTGCTGATGATCCTGCTCGACGAGACCGACAACGCCTTCGCCGACATCCACTCCGCGGGCGTCTCCACCGGCACGCTTCTGCGCTTGCCCGTGAGGACCCTCGCGCTCGGTTTCGGCGCGCTCTGCACCGTCCTCGCGCTGCTGACGCCGCTCGGCCAGTACCAGGACTTCCTGCTGCTGATCGGCTCGGTGTTCGCGCCTTTGTTCGGCGTCGTGCTCGCGGACCATTTCGTCGTCAGGAAGCGACGCATCCTCGCCGACGAGATCGACCGCAGGGGCGGCGCCTACTGGTTCACCGGAGGCTTGCGTCTCACCGGCCTCGGCGCCTGGCTCGCCGGCGTCGCGGTCTATCAGCTCATGAGCCGCGCCTTCCCCGAGATCGGCGCGACGCTGCCGTCGTTGGTCGCGGCGGGGACGCTGTTCGTCGCGTTGAACGTGCGGGGTTTGCGGGGGGCGTGA
- a CDS encoding amino acid ABC transporter ATP-binding protein: MSLIEITEVKKSFGDNEVLKGIDLNVEPGEVIAIIGKSGSGKSTLLRCINGLETINAGSIQVAGAQLLPDELHLKALRLKVGMIFQGFNLFPHKTAGQNVMLSQMVVKKTGKADAEAMARKMLDRVGLGHKFDAYPDELSGGQQQRVAIARALAMQPMALLCDEITSALDPELVQEVLAVVKELAAEGMTLLMVTHEMRFARDVCSRVVFMHMGRVHEIGPPDEVFGSPKTPELRQFLGAQH, from the coding sequence ATGTCGCTCATCGAAATCACTGAGGTGAAGAAGAGCTTTGGCGACAACGAGGTCCTCAAGGGCATCGACCTGAACGTCGAGCCCGGCGAGGTCATCGCAATCATCGGCAAGTCGGGCTCCGGCAAGTCGACGCTGCTCCGCTGCATCAACGGGCTCGAGACCATCAACGCCGGCTCGATCCAGGTCGCGGGCGCCCAGCTGCTGCCGGACGAGCTCCACCTCAAGGCGCTCCGCCTCAAGGTCGGCATGATTTTTCAGGGCTTCAACCTCTTCCCGCACAAGACCGCGGGTCAGAACGTCATGCTCTCCCAGATGGTGGTGAAGAAGACCGGCAAGGCCGACGCCGAGGCGATGGCGAGGAAGATGCTCGACCGCGTCGGGCTCGGCCACAAGTTCGACGCCTATCCGGACGAGCTGTCGGGCGGCCAGCAGCAGCGCGTCGCGATCGCCCGCGCGCTCGCCATGCAGCCGATGGCGCTGCTCTGCGACGAGATCACCTCCGCGCTCGACCCCGAGCTCGTCCAGGAGGTTTTGGCCGTCGTGAAGGAGCTCGCCGCGGAGGGCATGACGCTCCTCATGGTGACCCACGAGATGCGCTTCGCCCGCGACGTCTGCTCCCGCGTGGTGTTCATGCACATGGGCCGCGTCCACGAAATCGGCCCGCCCGACGAGGTGTTTGGCTCCCCGAAGACGCCGGAGCTGAGGCAGTTTCTGGGAGCGCAGCACTAG
- a CDS encoding amino acid ABC transporter permease: MIEFTTWDIVRNLLLAARWTVILSLVAFIGGSIAGLAILFLRISKRKAARVFASGYIELFQGTPLLMQLFLSFFGLSLLGVEVPAWLAAGLALILWTASFLAEIWRGCVEAIPKGQWEASSSLGMGRLQQMRHVILPQALKIAVPPTVGFSVQVVKGTSLTSIIGFTELAKAGQVLANATFAPFTVYGFVALIYFALCFPLSKSSQFLERKLNVAHRNH; this comes from the coding sequence ATGATCGAGTTCACGACCTGGGACATCGTCCGCAACCTGCTGCTCGCGGCGCGCTGGACCGTCATCCTGTCGCTCGTCGCCTTTATCGGCGGCTCGATCGCGGGCCTCGCGATCCTGTTCCTGAGGATCTCGAAACGGAAGGCCGCCCGCGTCTTCGCCAGCGGCTATATCGAGCTCTTCCAGGGCACGCCGCTCCTGATGCAGCTGTTCCTGTCCTTCTTCGGCCTCTCGCTGCTCGGCGTCGAGGTGCCGGCCTGGCTCGCGGCGGGCCTGGCGCTCATCCTCTGGACCGCCTCCTTCCTCGCCGAGATCTGGCGCGGCTGCGTCGAGGCGATCCCGAAGGGCCAGTGGGAGGCGTCCTCCAGCCTCGGCATGGGCCGACTGCAGCAGATGCGCCACGTCATCCTGCCGCAGGCGCTGAAGATCGCGGTCCCGCCGACCGTCGGCTTCTCGGTGCAGGTGGTGAAGGGCACGTCGCTGACCTCGATCATCGGCTTCACCGAGCTCGCCAAGGCCGGGCAGGTGCTGGCCAACGCCACTTTCGCGCCCTTCACGGTCTACGGCTTCGTCGCGCTCATCTACTTCGCGCTCTGCTTCCCGCTGTCGAAATCAAGCCAGTTCCTCGAAAGGAAGCTCAATGTCGCTCATCGAAATCACTGA
- a CDS encoding amino acid ABC transporter permease yields the protein MGYVFDYSWIGQYSGVLLKGVWLTVWLILVGATVGVALGVACAWARALGPKWLRPIVGAYVELIRNTPFLIQLFFIFFGLASVGFQFSETTAALTAMIINLGAYGCEIIRAGIQATAKGQFEAGASLGMSRLQTFWHVVLIPSLQRIWPALSSQIVIVMLGSAVVSQIAAEDLSYAADFIQSRNFRAFETYIVATLIYLALAILLRQLLKGVGWLLFPRRSAAR from the coding sequence ATGGGTTACGTCTTCGACTATTCCTGGATCGGGCAATATTCCGGCGTCCTTCTCAAGGGCGTCTGGCTCACCGTCTGGCTGATCCTGGTCGGCGCCACCGTCGGCGTCGCGCTCGGCGTCGCCTGCGCCTGGGCCCGCGCGCTCGGGCCCAAATGGCTGCGGCCCATCGTCGGCGCCTATGTCGAGCTGATCCGCAACACGCCGTTCCTGATCCAGCTGTTCTTCATCTTCTTCGGCCTCGCCTCGGTCGGCTTCCAGTTCAGCGAGACCACGGCGGCGCTGACCGCCATGATCATCAATCTCGGGGCCTATGGCTGCGAGATCATCCGCGCCGGCATCCAGGCGACCGCAAAGGGCCAGTTCGAGGCGGGCGCGAGCCTCGGCATGAGCCGGCTGCAGACCTTCTGGCACGTGGTGCTGATCCCCTCGCTCCAGCGCATCTGGCCGGCGCTGTCCTCCCAGATCGTGATCGTGATGCTGGGCTCGGCTGTGGTCAGCCAGATCGCCGCCGAAGACCTCTCCTACGCGGCCGACTTCATCCAGTCGCGCAACTTCCGCGCCTTCGAGACCTACATCGTCGCGACGCTGATCTACCTCGCGCTCGCGATCCTGCTCCGGCAGCTGCTCAAGGGCGTCGGCTGGCTGCTGTTCCCGAGACGGAGCGCCGCGCGATGA